One Acidobacteriota bacterium DNA window includes the following coding sequences:
- the glmS gene encoding glutamine--fructose-6-phosphate transaminase (isomerizing) produces MCGIVGYVGGRNATAILVEGLKRLEYRGYDSAGLALLVDGRFELRRAAGKLRDLEKVLESEPVASSRQGIGHTRWATHGRPTEENAHPHRDADDRVVVVHNGIIENYLELKEELTREGDTFRSETDSEVIAHLIARELRAGEVGLEEAVRRTCKRLAGIYAFCAMSLEEPGRIVGARLGPPLVIGLGDGENFLASDVMALLEHTRDVVFLKDGEVAAITPEGATVTGADGAPKKLEVQRISWSPILAEKGGYRHFMLKEIHEQPHAIQETLAGRISLDRGEVFFSEEEFPLDDSDLREIDRVYLVACGTSWHAGLVGKFLFERLARIPTEVDYASEFRYRDPLVDRRSLMTIVTQSGETADTLAALREARARGAKSVAVCNVMGSTATREADGTVLTHCGPEIGVASTKAFTAQLAALHLMALRIGVARGTLGREEVRRHLTELARLPALLEKVLEDEGPVQDLAKKFKDATDFLYLGRGINYPIALEGALKLKEISYIHAEGYPAGEMKHGPIALIDESLPVVALAPRDDVYEKMLGNMEEVKARGGVLIAVTTAGNGELRGKADHVIEVPEAPPLLLPALLVVPLQLLAYHIALLRGCDVDQPRNLAKSVTVE; encoded by the coding sequence GACCTCGAGAAAGTGCTCGAAAGCGAGCCGGTGGCGAGCAGCCGCCAGGGAATCGGGCACACCCGCTGGGCCACACACGGACGGCCGACCGAAGAGAACGCGCACCCGCACCGCGACGCCGACGACCGCGTGGTCGTCGTGCACAACGGGATCATCGAGAACTACCTGGAACTCAAGGAGGAGTTGACCCGGGAAGGCGACACGTTCCGCTCGGAGACCGACAGCGAGGTGATCGCTCACCTGATCGCTCGCGAACTGCGCGCCGGGGAGGTCGGTCTGGAGGAAGCGGTCCGCCGGACCTGCAAGCGGCTGGCAGGAATCTACGCTTTCTGCGCCATGAGCCTCGAGGAACCGGGCCGGATCGTCGGTGCCCGCCTCGGCCCCCCGCTCGTCATCGGGCTGGGTGACGGCGAGAACTTCCTCGCTTCGGACGTGATGGCCCTTCTCGAGCACACCCGGGACGTCGTCTTCCTCAAGGACGGGGAGGTGGCCGCCATCACCCCGGAGGGAGCCACGGTGACCGGCGCCGACGGCGCCCCCAAGAAGCTCGAGGTCCAGCGCATCTCCTGGAGCCCGATCCTCGCCGAGAAAGGTGGGTACCGGCATTTCATGCTGAAGGAGATCCACGAGCAGCCCCACGCCATCCAGGAGACGCTCGCCGGGCGGATCTCGCTCGATCGAGGCGAGGTTTTCTTCTCCGAGGAGGAATTCCCGCTGGATGACAGCGACCTGCGGGAGATCGACCGCGTCTATCTCGTCGCCTGTGGAACCTCCTGGCACGCGGGGCTGGTGGGGAAGTTCCTCTTCGAGCGCCTCGCGCGGATTCCAACGGAAGTGGACTACGCCTCGGAGTTCCGCTACCGGGATCCGCTGGTCGACCGGCGAAGCCTGATGACGATCGTCACCCAATCGGGTGAGACGGCCGACACCCTCGCGGCCCTGCGCGAGGCGCGGGCGCGGGGAGCGAAGAGCGTCGCGGTGTGCAACGTCATGGGTTCCACCGCGACGAGGGAGGCGGACGGAACGGTCCTCACGCACTGCGGCCCCGAAATCGGCGTGGCGTCGACGAAGGCGTTCACCGCCCAGCTCGCGGCGCTCCATCTGATGGCGCTGCGCATCGGCGTGGCGAGGGGCACCCTCGGGCGCGAGGAGGTCCGGCGCCATCTGACCGAGCTGGCCCGGTTGCCAGCCCTGCTCGAGAAGGTCCTCGAGGACGAAGGTCCCGTTCAGGACCTGGCCAAGAAGTTCAAGGACGCGACCGACTTCCTCTACCTGGGCCGGGGGATCAACTACCCGATCGCGCTCGAGGGGGCACTGAAGCTGAAGGAGATCTCGTACATCCACGCCGAAGGCTATCCGGCCGGCGAAATGAAGCACGGACCGATCGCCCTGATCGACGAATCGCTGCCGGTCGTCGCCCTGGCGCCGCGGGACGACGTGTACGAGAAGATGCTCGGAAACATGGAGGAGGTGAAGGCGCGGGGCGGCGTCCTCATCGCCGTCACGACCGCCGGGAACGGCGAGCTGCGCGGAAAGGCGGACCACGTCATCGAGGTGCCCGAAGCGCCGCCCCTTCTCCTCCCCGCACTCCTCGTCGTCCCGCTCCAGCTCCTCGCCTATCACATCGCGCTGCTCCGCGGTTGCGACGTCGATCAGCCGCGCAATCTCGCCAAGAGCGTCACCGTCGAGTGA
- a CDS encoding sodium:calcium antiporter, whose product MVLDFLLLVLGLALLVGGGEMLVRGASSLATAVGVPRLIIGLTLVAFGTSTPELAVNVIAAWMGRGGVSFGNITGSNMANIGLILGLSALVRPIRVDAGAVRREIPMMLLATGVTVALGIDRLWGAPADVYHRGDGLVLLLLLAVFLYYNAVDLMRSRAEERLLREMNGALPPRAGRGPARDILLSLAGVAALGAGGRLAVVGAVGLARAAGVPETIIGLTLIAVGTSLPELATSLVAVWRDQPDIAIGNVVGSNIFNLLCVLAVSALIRPVPVPAGGRGDLAAVSLLSLLLFPIAASDKRRIVRAEGALLLAIYLAYIGWRALG is encoded by the coding sequence GGCGGCGGCGAAATGCTGGTGCGCGGCGCCTCTTCGCTCGCCACCGCCGTCGGGGTTCCCCGGCTGATCATCGGTCTGACCCTGGTCGCCTTCGGGACCAGCACGCCCGAACTGGCGGTGAACGTCATCGCCGCCTGGATGGGTCGCGGCGGGGTCTCCTTCGGGAACATCACCGGCTCGAACATGGCCAACATCGGCCTGATCCTCGGCCTTTCGGCGCTCGTCCGCCCGATCCGCGTCGACGCCGGGGCGGTGCGGCGGGAGATTCCGATGATGCTGCTCGCCACGGGGGTGACCGTGGCGCTCGGGATCGATCGGCTTTGGGGGGCGCCCGCCGACGTCTATCACCGCGGGGATGGGCTGGTCTTGCTCCTGCTTCTGGCGGTCTTCCTGTATTACAACGCGGTCGACCTGATGCGGAGCCGCGCGGAGGAGCGGTTGCTCCGCGAGATGAACGGGGCCCTTCCGCCGCGGGCCGGCCGCGGACCCGCCCGTGACATCCTGCTCTCGCTGGCGGGGGTGGCGGCGTTGGGTGCCGGAGGGCGGCTCGCCGTCGTCGGCGCCGTGGGCCTCGCCCGCGCGGCGGGGGTGCCGGAGACGATCATCGGCCTGACGCTGATCGCCGTGGGCACGAGCCTGCCGGAGCTGGCGACGTCGCTCGTGGCCGTCTGGCGCGATCAGCCCGACATCGCCATCGGCAACGTCGTCGGATCGAACATCTTCAATCTGCTGTGTGTCCTGGCCGTCTCCGCGCTGATCCGGCCGGTCCCCGTACCGGCGGGCGGCCGCGGCGATCTCGCCGCCGTCTCGCTGCTCTCTCTCCTCCTGTTCCCGATCGCCGCCAGCGACAAGCGGCGCATCGTCCGAGCCGAAGGGGCGCTCCTCCTGGCGATCTATCTGGCCTACATCGGCTGGCGGGCGCTCGGGTAA